The DNA segment CTGTACGGTCTACTTTGTCAGTGTTGTATAAGTTTAGTCCAGTACCGGAGTCTTGAACAACTTGTACGTTGATTTGTTTCAACTTAACTTTATCTTTATCCCAATATTTATCATTTTTTACGTAAGTCCATTTTTTGTTTGTTCCAGTCCAATCTTTAAGTGCGAAAGGTCCGTTGAACAACATGTTATCACTATTTTGTGCATATTTTTCGCCTTTTTCCGTAACGAATTTTTCGTTAAGTGGGAAGAAAGTCGGGAATGCAAATAATGAGTTAATATAAGCAGTTGGTTTAGCTAGAGTAACTTCTAAAGTATAGTCATCTACTGCTTTAATTCCTAATTCTTCAGGTTTTTTCTTGCCAGCTACGATATCGCCACCGTTTTTGATTGCATCAAATAGGTAAGAATATGTTGCCGCAGTATTAGGGTCAACTGCACGACGCCATGAGTAAACATAGTCATTTGCAGTTACAGGGTCTCCGTTAGACCATTTTGCATCTTCACGAAGTTTGATAGTATAAACTGTTTTGTCATCACTAACTTTTGGCTCTTCAGCAGCACCTGCAATGGCAGGAATACCATCTTTGTTAAGCGCATATAGACCTTCGTTTGTTTGGTTTACAACGTTTAAACCAACTTGGTCATCCGCTTTTGTGCTGTCTGCAGAAGGAATTAATGCACTTTCTGTCAAGTTAAGTACTTGCTCTCCTGAAGCTTTTCCTGAATCTGAGCCTTTTTTGTCGTCGGATTTAGAATCTGATCCGCCTCCACATGCTACCAAGACTAAGCTTAGTAATAGTGTTAATCCAAGTGTAAGAAATAATTTAGATTTTTTCACTAAGTAGACCTCCCTTTTTTATTTTTCTGAAAAATTGTTTCGATACCTATTATACTCTAAGAATTCTGGCTTTGTAAATTATTTTTACAAGATAAATGAAAACAAGGATGAAAGATACAAGTTATTAAAATATTATGGCAAAATTGAAATTGCGTGAAAACTCTGAACAGAGATTGTTACGCTTTCCTCTATTTTGCAATAACTCGAATTAATTATGTATACTTTGCTAAACCTTTTGATTAAGTTTTCAGAAAACATAACCATTTAAATTGATAAATTTACGATTAACTTTGCCACTTATGTATAAATCCAACGAAGTCATCTTTTTTGTATAAGAAAAAAATATCGAACCCCTTTAAAATTTAAAGGATTATTATATTTATATACTTTTTTTAGGCTGTTGTCTAGATAAAAATATCAAAAATTTAATTAAATTTTGTAATAAATTCGAAAAACGTTGATATAATGGGATTTTTTTGTTAATAATATGTAAAGACAGTTTGGCAATTATTTTCCATAAATCGTACTAATTTCTAACATTGATTGATAGGTTCCTTCTATCATATAGTGTTTCTGTTTGAATTGTGATAAAGTGAATTATGAATTTTAATTAGAGGTGAAGATATGTTTATACGAATTACTATTTATACGCTTATTCAAGAAGCAATTATTTTTGGTATACTCCTTTTTGGAAAAACAGGTTTAAACTTGAGGGGTTATATAGATATTTCTTTCCTTGTCTCGTTAATCACCTTGTTAGTTGGCTTGCTAGTTTATATTATGCGAAGTGGTTTTTTAGACAGAGTTCATGATGGATTTCGCAATTTATCTCGTAAAATCAAGCGGGAAGAAGAAACTGAATTCTCGGATATGCTGCTTTCAGAACTTGTAGGGCTTCAATATGCAGGTATTTTGATTAGCGCCCTTCTTGTTATGCTTTCAAGTATTTTGTTTATCTTTTTATAATTGACAAGAGGTTTTGTGAACTGCTAAAATAAAAGTAATATAACTGATGCGTTAATAAGAAGAATAGTACACTTTGTAGTTTTATAATAGAGAGTCTGTGGTTGGTGGAAACAGATAAAGCGCAAAGTCGAATGGACTTCTGAGGACTGTTTGTGAAAGCTAGTAGCAAACAGCGGTTAAAGACCGTTATCTTCTTTAATAGAAATTTTTCTATTACTAAGAGCCTTTATGGTACTTAGGGTGGCACCGCGGATAACCGTTCGTCCCTAACATTTTATATGTTGGGATGGACGGTTTTTTATTTTCGCAAATCAGTGAAAAAATTGGAGGAATAAACATGAAAAAAGTAATATTTTCCGGCATTCAACCTAGTGGACAACTAACTTTAGGGAATTATATTGGTGCTTTAAAGCAATTTGGGCAATTTCAAGATGAATTTGAGTGTTTTTATTGTATTGTGGATGAACATGCTATAACAGTGCCGCAAGATCGCTTAAAGCTGCGTGAGCAAACTAGAAGTCTTGCCGCTCTTTATTTAGCAGTTGGACTAAATCCAGAAAAAGCGACATTATTTATTCAATCAGAAGTTGCAGCACACGCGCAAGCTGCTTGGATTTTACAATGTAACGTCTATATTGGCGAACTAGAACGTATGACACAGTTTAAAGATAAATCAGATGGTAAGGCTGGCGTTAGTGCTGGACTTTTGACTTATCCTCCACTAATGGCTGCCGATATTTTACTTTATCAAACGAATTTAGTACCTGTAGGCGAAGATCAAAAGCAACATATTGAACTGACACGTGATTTAGCAGATAGATTCAATAAAAAACATGCTGATATATTTACAATGCCAGAAGTTTTCATTCCTAAACAAGGGGCTAGAGTCATGTCCCTTCAAGATCCAACTAAAAAAATGAGTAAATCAGATGCTAATTTAAAAAATGCCATATTCTTACTTGACCCACCCGCAACTATTAGAAAAAAAATTAAAAGCGCAGTGACAGATTCCAGTGGCATTATTGAATATAATAAAGAAGAAAAACCTGGTGTTTCCAACTTACTCACAATATATTCTGTTGTAACTGGAGAAACAATCGCTAGCATTGAAGAAAAATATGTTGGTAAAGGTTATGGTGATTTTAAAACAGATCTAGCAGAATTAGTGGTTGCAGAACTTGAACCAATTCAAGAAAAATATTACGCTTACTTAGAATCTGAAGAATTGGATAATATTTTAGATGCTGGAGCAGAAAAAGCAGCAAAAGTAGCTAATAAAACACTGAAGAAAATGGAAAACGGCATAGGACTAGGCCGCAAACGCAGAAAATAACAAAAAAGGGATTACCTGGTTATCCAAGTAATCCCTTTTTAAAATTTTAATTAACCTACTTTGATTTCCACATCAATGTTACCACGTGTTGCTTTGGAATATGGACAAACTTCATGTGCTTTTTTAAGTAGAGCTTCTGTTTTTTCTTTATCTTGTCCTTCGATTGTACCTTCTAATACTACACCAATTTTAAAGCCATTATCTTCAGGATCGCTATATAAACTAACAGTGGCTGTAACTGTACTTTTCGCATCAATTCCAGCTTTACCAAGTACTAATTCTAACGCACTATTAAAACAAGCCCCGTATCCTGCTGCAAATAATTGTTCTGGGTTTGTTCCACCGCCGCCGTCTCCACCAAGTTCAGTTGGCGCTGAGATATCAAAATAAAATACATTATCTAGTGAATGTACTTCACCGCTTCTTCCACCAGTGTTAATAACAGTTGTTTCATAAAGTTTTTTCATTTCCTATTCCTCCTAATTGATTAGTTAATGCTTGTATTCTAGTAAGTAATTGTGTGAAATCTTGTTCCTCGAAACCTAGTAATTGAAGGCAGTTGTCCACGCTTTGCAATACTTCTGGTTGTATTTCCATCGCTTTTTCTGTCAGTTCAATATATACACGACGTTCATCTTCCACATGACGAATCCGTGTTACATATCCTAAATGCTCCATCCGTTTTAACATAGGTGTTAAAGTCCCGCTATCTAGAGCCAATCTTTTCCCAAGTTCAGTGACCGTTTGTTTATCCTTTTCCCATAATACTAATAGCGTAATATATTGAGGGTAGGTAAGTTGAAAAGGCTCTAAGGCTTCACGATAAAGCTTGGTAAATTGTTTAGATGCATTATAGACAGAAAAACAAAGCTGCTCTTCTAATATGCGCATGTTCGTGTCCAACATGTTCTCCTCCTTTTAAGTTGTGTACAATTTAATTTTATAAAACTTTATTAAATAAAGCTAGTTTTTTGCTCAAAAAAAACCTTACTCCTATTTTAGAAGTAAGGTTATTGATTATTTTAGTCTTCTATTCTTTTAAATACTAATGTCGCATTATGGCCACCAAAGCCAAAAGAATTAGACATTACTACATTAACTTTAGCATCACGCGCTTCATTTGACACATAATCCAAGTCACAAACTTCATCTTGGTTTTTCAAATGAATAGTTGGTGCAATAACATTATCACGAATAGTTAAAAGAGCGAAAATAGCTTCAATTCCACCGGACGCACCTAAAGTATGTCCTGTCATTGATTTAGTAGAACTGATGGCTAATTTCTTCGCATGTTCACCAAATACAGTTTTGATTGCTTGTGTTTCGTATTCATCATTGTATGGAGTACTCGTTCCGTGAGCGTTAATATAATCAACATTATCAGGAGTAAGTCCTGCATCATCAATGGCCATTTTCATTGCACGTGCAGCACCTTCACCATTTGGAGCGGGGGCAGTAATATGGTATGCATCACCTGTTGCACCATAACCAACTATTTCTGCATAAATTTTAGCGCCACGAGCTTTTGCATGTTCGTACTCTTCTAAAATAACAATCCCAGCACCTTCACCAATAATAAAGCCATCACGGTCTTTATCAAATGGGCGACATGCTGTTTCTGGATCTGGATTTAATGACAAAGCTTTATTCGCAGTAAATCCAGCTAGCGACATTTTTGTAATCGGCGCTTCTGCTCCACCAGTAATCATCGCATCCGCATCTCCACGTTCAATAACTTTAAAGGCATCACCAATAGAGTTTGTAGCAGTTGCACACGCTGTTACTGTTGTAGAATTAATACCTTTCGCCCCAAATCGAATAGAAACTTGACCTGATCCCATATCTGGAATCATCATTGGTACGAAAAATGGACTAACTCGACGATGTCCACGATTTAAAAATACTTCAAATTGTGTTTC comes from the Listeria welshimeri serovar 6b str. SLCC5334 genome and includes:
- a CDS encoding DUF3899 domain-containing protein; amino-acid sequence: MFIRITIYTLIQEAIIFGILLFGKTGLNLRGYIDISFLVSLITLLVGLLVYIMRSGFLDRVHDGFRNLSRKIKREEETEFSDMLLSELVGLQYAGILISALLVMLSSILFIFL
- the trpS gene encoding tryptophan--tRNA ligase; translation: MKKVIFSGIQPSGQLTLGNYIGALKQFGQFQDEFECFYCIVDEHAITVPQDRLKLREQTRSLAALYLAVGLNPEKATLFIQSEVAAHAQAAWILQCNVYIGELERMTQFKDKSDGKAGVSAGLLTYPPLMAADILLYQTNLVPVGEDQKQHIELTRDLADRFNKKHADIFTMPEVFIPKQGARVMSLQDPTKKMSKSDANLKNAIFLLDPPATIRKKIKSAVTDSSGIIEYNKEEKPGVSNLLTIYSVVTGETIASIEEKYVGKGYGDFKTDLAELVVAELEPIQEKYYAYLESEELDNILDAGAEKAAKVANKTLKKMENGIGLGRKRRK
- a CDS encoding organic hydroperoxide resistance protein: MKKLYETTVINTGGRSGEVHSLDNVFYFDISAPTELGGDGGGGTNPEQLFAAGYGACFNSALELVLGKAGIDAKSTVTATVSLYSDPEDNGFKIGVVLEGTIEGQDKEKTEALLKKAHEVCPYSKATRGNIDVEIKVG
- a CDS encoding MarR family winged helix-turn-helix transcriptional regulator yields the protein MDTNMRILEEQLCFSVYNASKQFTKLYREALEPFQLTYPQYITLLVLWEKDKQTVTELGKRLALDSGTLTPMLKRMEHLGYVTRIRHVEDERRVYIELTEKAMEIQPEVLQSVDNCLQLLGFEEQDFTQLLTRIQALTNQLGGIGNEKTL
- the fabF gene encoding beta-ketoacyl-ACP synthase II translates to MDKKRVVVTGIGAVTPIGNDAETSWENAKKGVNGVAEMTRLNPDDFPVKIAAELKDFDVEKYLEKKEARKMDRFTHYAIASAEMAVQDSGLVIDDSNANRVGVWIGSGIGGMETFETQFEVFLNRGHRRVSPFFVPMMIPDMGSGQVSIRFGAKGINSTTVTACATATNSIGDAFKVIERGDADAMITGGAEAPITKMSLAGFTANKALSLNPDPETACRPFDKDRDGFIIGEGAGIVILEEYEHAKARGAKIYAEIVGYGATGDAYHITAPAPNGEGAARAMKMAIDDAGLTPDNVDYINAHGTSTPYNDEYETQAIKTVFGEHAKKLAISSTKSMTGHTLGASGGIEAIFALLTIRDNVIAPTIHLKNQDEVCDLDYVSNEARDAKVNVVMSNSFGFGGHNATLVFKRIED